The following are encoded in a window of Ranitomeya variabilis isolate aRanVar5 chromosome 6, aRanVar5.hap1, whole genome shotgun sequence genomic DNA:
- the LOC143783152 gene encoding uncharacterized protein LOC143783152, translating to MSRERKFLRQDPSPGPEGFSDSSSTSSQEGSSTSAKAALRGPRTRNQGHFPFSFLPVDCQLHVFSFLSEIEKCTAALVCSDWSKLMRTPRLWRVADFMRLGAVLSGMDGVLVSVREFERWKEWVHQYAYHLTSRGACLSVLRASFDLGDQRTKWADFLLQFLDGVHCGDLQELELNWTLTHLEPLYIYPPGSIAQICLAKTDQFNSFQTLFERLTRTSPKLSRIKLPFDWSEHSVSLLTNFQNLSTLELNYFWVFKSVRPEIMQQLTRSLPKLKTLILQVLVPVKDLGVSYPMESKSLEFLDVSQSRGLVFSYLDLPSLKELKIKKTIRGIILNRRTRVSLQTRWTCLYDLIKAGTPKLEVFNSHTLLPNWQTQTYLELSEVLLQCCYCIQHTDTWLL from the coding sequence ATGTCTCGAGAAAGAAAGTTCCTTCGTCAGGACCCGTCTCCGGGTCCAGAAGGTTTCTCGGACTCCAGCAGCACGTCCTCGCAGGAAGGTTCCTCCACTTCTGCTAAAGCAGCACTGAGAGGTCCCCGGACTAGGAACCAGGGTCATTTTCCCTTCAGCTTCTTGCCTGTTGACTGTCAGCTccatgtgttttcattcctgtctgaAATCGAGAAGTGCACGGCGGCTTTGGTCTGCTCAGACTGGAGTAAACTAATGCGTACACCGCGACTATGGAGAGTGGCCGACTTTATGAGGCTTGGAGCTGTCCTCTCCGGTATGGATGGGGTGCTGGTGTCAGTGAGGGAGTTTGAGAGGTGGAAGGAGTGGGTGCACCAGTACGCTTACCATCTGACGTCCCGCGGAGCATGCTTGTCTGTCCTTCGGGCTAGTTTTGATTTGGGAGATCAAAGAACCAAGTGGGCCGACTTCCTTCTTCAGTTTCTTGATGGCGTTCACTGCGGAGATCTTCAGGAGTTAGAGTTGAATTGGACGTTGACGCATCTGGAGCCTCTCTATATTTATCCACCAGGTAGCATTGCACAAATATGTTTGGCCAAGACTGACCAGTTCAACAGCTTTCAGACTCTTTTTGAGCGCCTCACCCGTACATCCCCCAAGCTGAGCCGCATAAAGCTTCCGTTTGATTGGTCAGAGCATTCGGTATCGCTTCTCACAAATTTCCAAAATCTCAGCACATTAGAGCTGAACTATTTCTGGGTTTTTAAGAGCGTCCGGCCAGAAATAATGCAACAGCTTACAAGATCCCTTCCCAAGCTGAAGACTTTGATTCTTCAGGTTCTCGTTCCTGTAAAGGACTTGGGCGTCTCGTACCCTATGGAGTCTAAATCTCTGGAGTTTTTGGATGTGTCTCAAAGTCGTGGACTGGTATTCAGTTACCTTGATTTGCCATCCTTAAAAGAACTTAAGATAAAGAAAACCATCAGGGGCATCATCTTAAATCGTAGAACTCGGGTTTCCCTTCAAACCCGATGGACATGTTTATACGACTTAATCAAGGCGGGCACGCCAAAGCTCGAGGTGTTCAACTCACACACTTTGCTTCCAAACTGGCAGACACAGACTTACCTGGAGCTGAGCGAGGTCCTCCTGCAGTGTTGTTACTGCATCCAGCACACAGACACATGGTTGCTCTGA